The Taeniopygia guttata chromosome 6, bTaeGut7.mat, whole genome shotgun sequence genome contains a region encoding:
- the LOC100225471 gene encoding nucleolar RNA helicase 2 isoform X1, protein MGAVWGRAARLGLPAARAAAVAASGGGRRLGWLCGAGAGPLLPALPRGPARPPHFLRAGAGRASWGRRAETGTSTGSAAAAHQPGEQPAAMPAAEPEHSPAEPQAPAAAEALRRGRRRKGKQEETPGKKVKQQVKAKRRGKAELEQAQPEESGLGDGDFEPPVPKKTKKVQEKSSGLVGESDASQQAVESASAVSSGVASPAAREQDSDAEELTEEAKEGAFSNFPLSQNTIKLLTARGIKHLFPVQVKTFQPIYDGKDVIAQARTGTGKTFSFALPLIEKLQSVTQDGRRGRAPKVLVLVPTRELATQVAKDFKNLTKKLSVACFYGGSPYKEQLDLLKSGIDILVGTPGRIQDHIQNSKLELSSVKHVVLDEVDHMLDMGFAEQVEEILGSSYKRGSENNPQTLLFSATCPRWVYDVAKKYMRDEYEQIDLIGKKAQRTATTVEHLAIQCRSSQRAGVLGDIIQVYSGSRGRTIVFCETKKEANELAMNASLKQDAQSLHGDIPQKQREITLKGFRNGVFEVLIATNVAARGLDIPEVDLVIQCSPPKDVDSYIHRSGRTGRAGRTGICICLFQRREEDLLKQVEQKAGITFKRVGVPSATDVIKASSSDAKKLLEAVPPAAVDYFRKSAEELIDEKGAVAALAAALAHISGAAHIQQRSLLNSTAGFVTMVLKCSIEMHNMRYAWRGLKEQLGEEVDNKVSAMRFLKGKMGVCFDIPVDELSNIQEQWRDTRRWQLSVASELPELEEYPQEGGRGFSRFGNSRQGDFKRNSWFKSGNRGLQQST, encoded by the exons ATGGGGGCCGTGTGGGGTCGGGCGGCGCGGCTCGGGCTCCccgcggcgcgggcggcggcggttgcggcgagcggcggcgggcggcggctgggctggctgtgcgGCGCCGGGGCGGGCCCGCTGCTGCCCGCGCTGCCCCGCGGGCCGGCCCGCCCGCCTCACTTCCTGCgcgccggggcggggcgcgcGTCCTGGGGGCGCCGCGCCGAGACCGGCACCAGCACCGgcagcgctgccgccgctcATCAGCCCggggagcagccagcagccaTGCCCGCCGCCGAGCCCGAGCACAGCCCCGCCGAGCCCCAGGCGCCCGCCGCCGCGGAGGCGCTGCGCCGCGGCCGCCGGAGGAAGGGCAAG CAGGAGGAGACGCCGGGGAAGAAGGTGAAGCAGCAGGTGAAGGCGAAGCGGCGCGGTAAGGCCGAGCTCGAGCAGGCGCAGCCCGAGGAGAGCGGGCTGGGGGACGGCGACTTCGAGCCCCCTGTGCCCAAGAAGACGAAAAAAGTCCAGGAGAAGAGCAGCGGTTTGGTAGGAGAGAGCGACGCGTCCCAGCAGGCGGTGGAATCTGCCTCCGCTGTGAGCAGCGGCGTGGCATCCCCGGCTGCCCGAGAGCAGGACAGCGACGCCGAG GAGCTGacagaagaagcaaaagaaggCGCCTTCTCTAATTTTCCTCTCTCACAAAACACTATCAAACTTCTCACAG CTCGAGGTATAAAACACCTGTTCCCTGTGCAAGTGAAGACTTTCCAGCCCATATATGATGGCAAAGATGTAATTGCTCAAGCTCGAACAGGAACTGGGAAAACCTTTTCCTTTGCTCTTCCACTGATTGAAAAGCTTCAGAGTGTCACCCAGGATGGGAGAAGAGGCCGTGCACCAAAA GTGCTGGTTCTTGTTCCAACCAGGGAACTGGCCACTCAGGTAGCCAAAGACTTCAAGAATCTCACAAAGAAACTGTCAGTTGCTTGTTTTTATGGAGGAAGTCCATACAAAGAACAGC tTGATCTCCTTAAAAGTGGCATCGATATTCTGGTGGGAACTCCTGGCCGGATCCAAGACCACATTCAGAACAGCAAGCTGGAACTTTCCAGTGTGAAGCATGTTGTTTTGGATGAAGTGGATCATATGTTGGACATGGGCTTTGCTGAACAAGTGGAAGAAATCTTGGGATCGTCCTACAAGAGAG GCTCCGAGAACAACCCGCAGACGCTGCTGTTTTCTGCAACTTGTCCACGATGGGTTTATGATGTAGCGAAAAAATACATGAGAGATGAGTATGAACAGATTGACCTGATTGGAAAGAAGGCTCAAAGGACAGCCACAACTGTGGAA CACTTGGCCATACAGTGTCGCTCATCTCAGAGGGCAGGAGTTCTTGGGGACATCATCCAGGTCTACAGTGGCAGCCGTGGGCGGACCATTGTCTTTTGTGAGACCAAAAAGGAAGCAAATGAGTTGGCTATGAATGCTTCTCTCAAACAG GATGCCCAGTCCTTGCATGGGGACATTCCACAGAAGCAGAGAGAAATCACATTAAAAGGCTTCAGAAATGGTGTGTTTGAAGTGCTGATTGCAACAAATGTAGCTGCCCGTGGTTTGGATATTCCTGAGGTTGACCTTGTTATACAGTGCTCACCACCAAAA GATGTGGATTCCTACATCCACCGTTCTGGACGCACGGGCCGAGCGGGCCGGACCGGCATCTGCATATGTTTGtttcagagaagagaagaagatcttCTGAAGCAAGTCGAGCAGAAAGCG GGTATTACCTTTAAGCGTGTAGGCGTTCCCTCTGCTACAGATGTAATTAAAGCTTCAAGTAGTGATGCCAAAAA GTTGCTGGAGGCCGTTCCTCCCGCTGCAGTGGACTACTTCAGAAAATCAGCTGAGGAGCTGATAGATGAGAAGGGGGCagtggctgccctggctgcagccctggcacacatTTCTGGGGCAGCTCACATCCAGCAGCGCTCCCTGCTCAACTCAACAGCT GGCTTTGTGACCATGGTGTTGAAGTGTTCAATAGAGATGCATAACATGCGCTATGCCTGGCGGGGGCTGaaggagcagcttggggaggaGGTCGATAACAAAGTGTCTGCAATGCGTTTCCTCAAGGGGAAGATG ggCGTGTGCTTTGATATCCCTGTTGATGAACTAAGTAATATACAG GAGCAGTGGAGGGACACACGGCGCTGGCAGCTGTCGGTGGCCAGTGAGCTGCCTGAGCTGGAGGAGTATCCGCAGGAGGGGGGACGAGGCTTCTCCAGGTTTGGCAACAGCAGGCAAGGAGACTTCAAGAGAAACAGCTGGTTCAAGAGTGGAAATCGAGGACTTCAACAGAGCACTTGA
- the LOC100225471 gene encoding nucleolar RNA helicase 2 isoform X2: MGAVWGRAARLGLPAARAAAVAASGGGRRLGWLCGAGAGPLLPALPRGPARPPHFLRAGAGRASWGRRAETGTSTGSAAAAHQPGEQPAAMPAAEPEHSPAEPQAPAAAEALRRGRRRKGKEETPGKKVKQQVKAKRRGKAELEQAQPEESGLGDGDFEPPVPKKTKKVQEKSSGLVGESDASQQAVESASAVSSGVASPAAREQDSDAEELTEEAKEGAFSNFPLSQNTIKLLTARGIKHLFPVQVKTFQPIYDGKDVIAQARTGTGKTFSFALPLIEKLQSVTQDGRRGRAPKVLVLVPTRELATQVAKDFKNLTKKLSVACFYGGSPYKEQLDLLKSGIDILVGTPGRIQDHIQNSKLELSSVKHVVLDEVDHMLDMGFAEQVEEILGSSYKRGSENNPQTLLFSATCPRWVYDVAKKYMRDEYEQIDLIGKKAQRTATTVEHLAIQCRSSQRAGVLGDIIQVYSGSRGRTIVFCETKKEANELAMNASLKQDAQSLHGDIPQKQREITLKGFRNGVFEVLIATNVAARGLDIPEVDLVIQCSPPKDVDSYIHRSGRTGRAGRTGICICLFQRREEDLLKQVEQKAGITFKRVGVPSATDVIKASSSDAKKLLEAVPPAAVDYFRKSAEELIDEKGAVAALAAALAHISGAAHIQQRSLLNSTAGFVTMVLKCSIEMHNMRYAWRGLKEQLGEEVDNKVSAMRFLKGKMGVCFDIPVDELSNIQEQWRDTRRWQLSVASELPELEEYPQEGGRGFSRFGNSRQGDFKRNSWFKSGNRGLQQST; this comes from the exons ATGGGGGCCGTGTGGGGTCGGGCGGCGCGGCTCGGGCTCCccgcggcgcgggcggcggcggttgcggcgagcggcggcgggcggcggctgggctggctgtgcgGCGCCGGGGCGGGCCCGCTGCTGCCCGCGCTGCCCCGCGGGCCGGCCCGCCCGCCTCACTTCCTGCgcgccggggcggggcgcgcGTCCTGGGGGCGCCGCGCCGAGACCGGCACCAGCACCGgcagcgctgccgccgctcATCAGCCCggggagcagccagcagccaTGCCCGCCGCCGAGCCCGAGCACAGCCCCGCCGAGCCCCAGGCGCCCGCCGCCGCGGAGGCGCTGCGCCGCGGCCGCCGGAGGAAGGGCAAG GAGGAGACGCCGGGGAAGAAGGTGAAGCAGCAGGTGAAGGCGAAGCGGCGCGGTAAGGCCGAGCTCGAGCAGGCGCAGCCCGAGGAGAGCGGGCTGGGGGACGGCGACTTCGAGCCCCCTGTGCCCAAGAAGACGAAAAAAGTCCAGGAGAAGAGCAGCGGTTTGGTAGGAGAGAGCGACGCGTCCCAGCAGGCGGTGGAATCTGCCTCCGCTGTGAGCAGCGGCGTGGCATCCCCGGCTGCCCGAGAGCAGGACAGCGACGCCGAG GAGCTGacagaagaagcaaaagaaggCGCCTTCTCTAATTTTCCTCTCTCACAAAACACTATCAAACTTCTCACAG CTCGAGGTATAAAACACCTGTTCCCTGTGCAAGTGAAGACTTTCCAGCCCATATATGATGGCAAAGATGTAATTGCTCAAGCTCGAACAGGAACTGGGAAAACCTTTTCCTTTGCTCTTCCACTGATTGAAAAGCTTCAGAGTGTCACCCAGGATGGGAGAAGAGGCCGTGCACCAAAA GTGCTGGTTCTTGTTCCAACCAGGGAACTGGCCACTCAGGTAGCCAAAGACTTCAAGAATCTCACAAAGAAACTGTCAGTTGCTTGTTTTTATGGAGGAAGTCCATACAAAGAACAGC tTGATCTCCTTAAAAGTGGCATCGATATTCTGGTGGGAACTCCTGGCCGGATCCAAGACCACATTCAGAACAGCAAGCTGGAACTTTCCAGTGTGAAGCATGTTGTTTTGGATGAAGTGGATCATATGTTGGACATGGGCTTTGCTGAACAAGTGGAAGAAATCTTGGGATCGTCCTACAAGAGAG GCTCCGAGAACAACCCGCAGACGCTGCTGTTTTCTGCAACTTGTCCACGATGGGTTTATGATGTAGCGAAAAAATACATGAGAGATGAGTATGAACAGATTGACCTGATTGGAAAGAAGGCTCAAAGGACAGCCACAACTGTGGAA CACTTGGCCATACAGTGTCGCTCATCTCAGAGGGCAGGAGTTCTTGGGGACATCATCCAGGTCTACAGTGGCAGCCGTGGGCGGACCATTGTCTTTTGTGAGACCAAAAAGGAAGCAAATGAGTTGGCTATGAATGCTTCTCTCAAACAG GATGCCCAGTCCTTGCATGGGGACATTCCACAGAAGCAGAGAGAAATCACATTAAAAGGCTTCAGAAATGGTGTGTTTGAAGTGCTGATTGCAACAAATGTAGCTGCCCGTGGTTTGGATATTCCTGAGGTTGACCTTGTTATACAGTGCTCACCACCAAAA GATGTGGATTCCTACATCCACCGTTCTGGACGCACGGGCCGAGCGGGCCGGACCGGCATCTGCATATGTTTGtttcagagaagagaagaagatcttCTGAAGCAAGTCGAGCAGAAAGCG GGTATTACCTTTAAGCGTGTAGGCGTTCCCTCTGCTACAGATGTAATTAAAGCTTCAAGTAGTGATGCCAAAAA GTTGCTGGAGGCCGTTCCTCCCGCTGCAGTGGACTACTTCAGAAAATCAGCTGAGGAGCTGATAGATGAGAAGGGGGCagtggctgccctggctgcagccctggcacacatTTCTGGGGCAGCTCACATCCAGCAGCGCTCCCTGCTCAACTCAACAGCT GGCTTTGTGACCATGGTGTTGAAGTGTTCAATAGAGATGCATAACATGCGCTATGCCTGGCGGGGGCTGaaggagcagcttggggaggaGGTCGATAACAAAGTGTCTGCAATGCGTTTCCTCAAGGGGAAGATG ggCGTGTGCTTTGATATCCCTGTTGATGAACTAAGTAATATACAG GAGCAGTGGAGGGACACACGGCGCTGGCAGCTGTCGGTGGCCAGTGAGCTGCCTGAGCTGGAGGAGTATCCGCAGGAGGGGGGACGAGGCTTCTCCAGGTTTGGCAACAGCAGGCAAGGAGACTTCAAGAGAAACAGCTGGTTCAAGAGTGGAAATCGAGGACTTCAACAGAGCACTTGA
- the KIFBP gene encoding KIF-binding protein isoform X1 produces the protein MAAAGAGWPAVCEKFRAARTLSAVESLKDPETEPYRSKYSARALLQEVKQLLSAAEEGGEAVLAVRRAVLEYELGVNHTDTEELSAGEEHLQRCTQLLEPHRLSPDCVSLYIQAQNNLGILWSQRDEIETAQTYLESAEALYNQYMKEDGNPPLDPSEHFMAEEEKLTDQERSKRFEKAYTHTLYYLAQVYQHLDMIEKAAQYCHTTLKRQLEYCGYYPVEWARNAATLSQYYLSKECFMEARHCLAAASVIFSQAGQVPSAEDDETEPDQQDLPERKAEIARCWIKYCLNLLQSARKLLEDNIGELDPDRQLELKAQRKKEEDEKEKGRKKAVLFGTSDICDSVLAMEEKVSSVYPLDFQEAREVFLVGQNYVQEAKEFFQVDGYVTDHIEIVQDHSALFKVLAFFEEDYERRCKMHKRRIDMLEPIYADLNPQYYLLICRQLQCELADTYYEMMDLKVAIGNRLEKLDSHTVKKINSLAQFAIKYYELFLDSLRNPDKVFPEKLEEDVLRPAMVAKFHIARLYGKLITSDSKKQLENMQTSLEYYTFLVDYCEKYPDAVSAIETELELSKEMVNLLPASMERLRAKVSSFA, from the exons atggcggcggcgggcgcagggTGGCCCGCGGTGTGCGAGAAGTTCCGCGCCGCCCGCACGCTCTCGGCCGTGGAGTCCCTCAAGGACCCCGAGACCGAGCCCTACCGCTCCAAGTACAGCGCCCGGGCGCTGCTGCAGGAGgtgaagcagctgctgagcgCCGCCGAGGAGGGCGGCGAGGCGGTGCTGGCCGTGCGGCGGGCCGTGCTGGAGTACGAGCTGGGCGTCAACCACACGGACACCGAGGAGCTGTCGGCCGGCGAGGAGCACCTGCAGCGCTGCACGCAGCTCCTGGAGCCGCACCGCCTGTCCCCGGACTGCGTGTCCCTCTACATACAGGCCCAG AACAATCTGGGGATCCTGTGGTCTCAAAGGGATGAAATTGAAACTGCACAAACTTACTTGGAATCTGCAGAAGCCTTGTATAATCAATACATGAAAGAG GATGGAAATCCTCCCCTGGATCCCAGTGAACATTTCatggcagaagaagaaaaactaaCAGACCAAGAAAGATCCAAAAG atttgaAAAAGCCTACACACATACTCTGTATTACCTGGCACAAGTGTACCAGCACCTGGACATGATTGAGAAAGCTGCTCAGTATTGCCACACTACTCTGAAACGACAGCTCGAGTACTGTGGCTACTACCCAGTGGAATGGGCACGCAATGCTGCCACTTTGTCGCAGTACTATCTCTCCAAG GAATGCTTTATGGAGGCTCGACATTGTCTAGCAGCAGCCAGTGTCATCTTTAGCCAAGCTGGACAGGTGCCATCTGCTGAAGATG ATGAAACAGAGCCAGACCAACAGGACCTTCCAGAGAGGAAAGCTGAAATTGCAAGATGTTGGATTAAGTATTGCCTGAATCTTCTGCAAAGCGCTCGAAAATTGCTTGAG GATAACATAGGAGAGCTGGATCCAGACAGGCAATTGGAACTTAAAgcccaaaggaaaaaagaagaggatgaaaaagagaagggcaggaaaaaaGCTGTCCTTTTTGGGACAAGTGATATATGTGACTCTGTCTTAGCCATGGAGGAGAAAGTGAGCAGCGTATATCCTTTAGATTTTCAAGAAGCCAGAGAAGTCTTCCTGGTTGGTCAGAACTATGTTCAGGAGGCAAAGGAGTTCTTTCAGGTCGATGGTTATGTTACTGACCATATTGAAATTGTTCAGGATCACAGTGCTTTGTTTAAGGTACTTGCTTTCTTTGAAGAAGACTATGAGAGGCGCTGCAAAATGCACAAGCGTAGAATAGACATGCTGGAGCCAATCTATGCAGACCTGAACCCCCAGTACTACCTGCTGATCTGCAGGCAGCTTCAGTGTGAGCTAGCTGACACCTATTATGAGATGATGGATTTAAAGGTAGCTATTGGTAACAGGTTAGAGAAACTAGACTCGCacacagttaaaaaaattaattctctgGCTCAGTTTGCAATCAAATATTATGAACTCTTCTTGGATTCTTTGAGGAACCCTGATAAGGTGTTTCCTGAAAAACTCGAGGAAGATGTTCTTCGCCCTGCAATGGTGGCTAAATTTCATATTGCACGACTATATGGTAAGCTTATTACTTCAGATAGCAAAAAGCAACTGGAAAACATGCAGACATCATTGGAATATTACACATTTCTGGTAGACTATTGTGAGAAGTATCCAGATGCCGTCTCTGCCATTGAAACTGAACTAGAACTCAGTAAGGAAATGGTGAATCTTCTTCCAGCAAGCATGGAGAGGCTAAGAGCAAAGGTGTCTTCATTTGCATAA
- the KIFBP gene encoding KIF-binding protein isoform X2, with protein MAAAGAGWPAVCEKFRAARTLSAVESLKDPETEPYRSKYSARALLQEVKQLLSAAEEGGEAVLAVRRAVLEYELGVNHTDTEELSAGEEHLQRCTQLLEPHRLSPDCVSLYIQAQNNLGILWSQRDEIETAQTYLESAEALYNQYMKEDGNPPLDPSEHFMAEEEKLTDQERSKRFEKAYTHTLYYLAQVYQHLDMIEKAAQYCHTTLKRQLEYCGYYPVEWARNAATLSQYYLSKECFMEARHCLAAASVIFSQAGQVPSAEDADETEPDQQDLPERKAEIARCWIKYCLNLLQSARKLLEDNIGELDPDRQLELKAQRKKEEDEKEKGRKKAVLFGTSDICDSVLAMEEKVSSVYPLDFQEAREVFLVGQNYVQEAKEFFQVDGYVTDHIEIVQDHSALFKVLAFFEEDYERRCKMHKRRIDMLEPIYADLNPQYYLLICRQLQCELADTYYEMMDLKVAIGNRLEKLDSHTVKKINSLAQFAIKYYELFLDSLRNPDKVFPEKLEEDVLRPAMVAKFHIARLYGKLITSDSKKQLENMQTSLEYYTFLVDYCEKYPDAVSAIETELELSKEMVNLLPASMERLRAKVSSFA; from the exons atggcggcggcgggcgcagggTGGCCCGCGGTGTGCGAGAAGTTCCGCGCCGCCCGCACGCTCTCGGCCGTGGAGTCCCTCAAGGACCCCGAGACCGAGCCCTACCGCTCCAAGTACAGCGCCCGGGCGCTGCTGCAGGAGgtgaagcagctgctgagcgCCGCCGAGGAGGGCGGCGAGGCGGTGCTGGCCGTGCGGCGGGCCGTGCTGGAGTACGAGCTGGGCGTCAACCACACGGACACCGAGGAGCTGTCGGCCGGCGAGGAGCACCTGCAGCGCTGCACGCAGCTCCTGGAGCCGCACCGCCTGTCCCCGGACTGCGTGTCCCTCTACATACAGGCCCAG AACAATCTGGGGATCCTGTGGTCTCAAAGGGATGAAATTGAAACTGCACAAACTTACTTGGAATCTGCAGAAGCCTTGTATAATCAATACATGAAAGAG GATGGAAATCCTCCCCTGGATCCCAGTGAACATTTCatggcagaagaagaaaaactaaCAGACCAAGAAAGATCCAAAAG atttgaAAAAGCCTACACACATACTCTGTATTACCTGGCACAAGTGTACCAGCACCTGGACATGATTGAGAAAGCTGCTCAGTATTGCCACACTACTCTGAAACGACAGCTCGAGTACTGTGGCTACTACCCAGTGGAATGGGCACGCAATGCTGCCACTTTGTCGCAGTACTATCTCTCCAAG GAATGCTTTATGGAGGCTCGACATTGTCTAGCAGCAGCCAGTGTCATCTTTAGCCAAGCTGGACAGGTGCCATCTGCTGAAGATG CAGATGAAACAGAGCCAGACCAACAGGACCTTCCAGAGAGGAAAGCTGAAATTGCAAGATGTTGGATTAAGTATTGCCTGAATCTTCTGCAAAGCGCTCGAAAATTGCTTGAG GATAACATAGGAGAGCTGGATCCAGACAGGCAATTGGAACTTAAAgcccaaaggaaaaaagaagaggatgaaaaagagaagggcaggaaaaaaGCTGTCCTTTTTGGGACAAGTGATATATGTGACTCTGTCTTAGCCATGGAGGAGAAAGTGAGCAGCGTATATCCTTTAGATTTTCAAGAAGCCAGAGAAGTCTTCCTGGTTGGTCAGAACTATGTTCAGGAGGCAAAGGAGTTCTTTCAGGTCGATGGTTATGTTACTGACCATATTGAAATTGTTCAGGATCACAGTGCTTTGTTTAAGGTACTTGCTTTCTTTGAAGAAGACTATGAGAGGCGCTGCAAAATGCACAAGCGTAGAATAGACATGCTGGAGCCAATCTATGCAGACCTGAACCCCCAGTACTACCTGCTGATCTGCAGGCAGCTTCAGTGTGAGCTAGCTGACACCTATTATGAGATGATGGATTTAAAGGTAGCTATTGGTAACAGGTTAGAGAAACTAGACTCGCacacagttaaaaaaattaattctctgGCTCAGTTTGCAATCAAATATTATGAACTCTTCTTGGATTCTTTGAGGAACCCTGATAAGGTGTTTCCTGAAAAACTCGAGGAAGATGTTCTTCGCCCTGCAATGGTGGCTAAATTTCATATTGCACGACTATATGGTAAGCTTATTACTTCAGATAGCAAAAAGCAACTGGAAAACATGCAGACATCATTGGAATATTACACATTTCTGGTAGACTATTGTGAGAAGTATCCAGATGCCGTCTCTGCCATTGAAACTGAACTAGAACTCAGTAAGGAAATGGTGAATCTTCTTCCAGCAAGCATGGAGAGGCTAAGAGCAAAGGTGTCTTCATTTGCATAA